One genomic region from Rattus norvegicus strain BN/NHsdMcwi chromosome 10, GRCr8, whole genome shotgun sequence encodes:
- the Zbtb4 gene encoding zinc finger and BTB domain-containing protein 4 isoform X1, producing MPPPAEVTDPSHAPAVLRQLNEQRLRGLFCDVTLIAGDTKFPAHRSVLAASSPFFREALLASAPLPLPPVTGGSAPSPATTTAASSSSSPPPPASPHSSSPPRVLELPGVPAAAFSDVLNFIYSARLALPGGGGDGAAVAEIGALGRRLGISRLQGLGEGGDTWVPPAPSSMVTSEPNEDSLGPGLRTDGGWEGDKAEPLTPDSQPRRPFPCPRCGKSFIHPKRLQTHEAQCRRGSNTRGSAGLGPGGSGPGGPAGVDASALPQPVSFRDGPEHVVKVVGGHVLYVCAACERSYVTLSSLKRHSNVHSWRRKYPCRYCEKVFALAEYRTKHEVWHTGERRYQCIFCWETFVTYYNLKTHQRAFHGISPGLLASEKTPNGGYKPKLNTLKLYRLLPMRAAKRPYKTYSQGAPEAPLSPSLHTPVPAVMPASPQPLLPSVPEPGPPHSVITFAHPAPSVIVHGSSSSGAAGGGPVGTGGSQAASVITYTTPPRPPKKREYPPPPPEPAATPTSPASTAVIPATAAGPATATEEAKGRNLRAGRTLTYTAKPVGGVSGSGGSPTGTGRGSSQLQAPPPLCQITVRIGEEAIVKRRISETDLRPGELSGEEVEESEEEEEEEEEEDQEDQEESKAGGEDQLWRPYYSYKPKRKAGATASGLSGLPRGRRPPRWRQKLERRGWEETPAVEGPGGRGRGERRHRCGDCAQAFATLRKLRKHQEAHSGGSHNSRTGRRSSTRFTCPHCAKVCKTAAALNRHGQRHAVERPGGTPTPVIAYSKGSIGTRPTDVKEEAPQEMQVSSSSGEAGGGSAAAAAAEASESASLQDPVISGGEEPPVAGGGGYVYPPVQEFPLALIGGSRDPGAGKGKPGNEGPVGASEGNRMEEMGTAKVTFYPEPYPLVYGPQLLAAYPYNFSNLAALPVALNMVLPDEKGGGALPFLPGVFGYAVNPQTAPPTPPTPPPPLPLPVPPKGVGEMTGVERTQKGDVG from the exons ATGCCACCCCCTGCAGAGGTGACGGACCCATCCCATGCTCCAGCTGTCCTGCGCCAGCTCAATGAGCAGCGGCTCCGTGGCCTCTTCTGTGACGTCACCCTCATAGCAGGAGACACCAAGTTCCCTGCTCACCGCAGTGTGCTGGCCGCCTCTAGTCCTTTCTTCAGAGAAGCTCTACTAGCTTCAGCCCCACTGCCCCTCCCACCAGTTACTGGTGGCTCAGCCCCCAGCCCTGCAACCACCACAGctgcctcctcttcatcctctcctccccctccagcCTCTCCTCATTCTTCATCTCCTCCTCGGGTGCTAGAGTTGCCCGGGGTCCCAGCAGCTGCCTTCTCTGATGTCCTCAACTTCATCTATAGTGCCCGGCTTGCACTCCCTGGTGGTGGCGGGGATGGGGCAGCTGTGGCAGAGATTGGAGCTCTGGGCCGGAGGCTGGGTATCTCTCGGCTACAGGGCCTGGGGGAAGGAGGTGACACTTGGGTACCACCTGCCCCATCTTCCATGGTCACCTCAGAGCCTAATGAGGATAGTTTGGGGCCAGGGCTTAGAACAGATGGAGGATGGGAAGGTGACAAAGCTGAGCCCCTGACTCCTGACTCACAGCCCCGGCGGCCCTTTCCTTGCCCCCGATGTGGAAAAAGCTTCATCCATCCCAAGCGACTGCAGACCCACGAGGCTCAGTGTCGACGAGGGTCCAACACTCGGGGGTCTGCAGGGCTGGGACCTGGGGGCTCTGGCCCTGGAGGTCCTGCAGGAGTGGACGCCTCAGCCCTGCCACAACCAGTGAGCTTCAGAGATGGCCCTGAGCATGTGGTGAAGGTTGTGGGCGGCCATGTGCTCTATGTGTGTGCAGCCTGTGAGCGTTCCTACGTGACCCTGTCCAGCCTGAAGCGGCACAGCAATGTACACTCATGGCGGAGGAAGTACCCCTGCCGCTACTGTGAGAAGGTGTTTGCCCTGGCTGAGTACCGCACCAAGCATGAGGTGTGGCACACTGGGGAACGCAG GTACCAGTGCATCTTCTGCTGGGAAACCTTTGTGACCTATTATAACCTGAAGACCCACCAGCGAGCCTTCCATGGCATTAGCCCTGGCCTCCTAGCCAGTGAGAAGACACCCAATGGAGGCTACAAGCCCAAGCTTAATACCCTCAAGCTGTACCGCCTGCTCCCTATGCGGGCAGCCAAGCGGCCCTACAAGACCTACAGTCAGGGAGCCCCTGAGGCCCCTCTTTCTCCAAGCCTCCACACACCGGTCCCCGCCGTAATGCCAGCCAGCCCCCAACCCCTACTCCCATCCGTCCCAGAACCTGGTCCTCCCCACTCTGTCATCACCTTTGCTCATCCAGCTCCCTCAGTCATTGTCCACGGGAGCAGTAGTAGTGGTGCAGCTGGGGGTGGACCAGTCGGCACAGGAGGGTCCCAAGCTGCCTCAGTCATCACTTATACGACTCCCCCAAGACCCCCCAAGAAACGAGAGTACCCACCTCCTCCCCCTGAGCCTGCAGCAACACCCACCAGCCCAGCCTCCACCGCTGTCATCCCAGCCACAGCTGCAGGGCCAGCCACAGCCACAGAGGAGGCCAAGGGCCGGAATCTGCGGGCTGGGAGGACTCTGACTTACACAGCCAAACCCGTGGGTGgggtgagtgggagtgggggttCCCCCACAGGGACAGGCCGAGGCTCTTCTCAGCTTCAGGCTCCACCTCCACTGTGTCAGATCACTGTGCGAATTGGGGAAGAGGCCATTGTCAAGCGCCGCATCTCAGAAACTGACCTACGTCCGGGAGAACTGAGTGGAGAGGAAGTAGAGGAGagcgaggaagaggaggaagaagaggaggaggaggaccaggaggaccaagaggaatCGAAGGCTGGAGGGGAAGATCAGCTTTGGAGACCCTACTATTCATATAAGCCTAAGCGCAAGGCTGGAGCTACTGCCAGCGGGCTGAGCGGACTGCCCCGAGGACGAAGACCACCTCGCTGGAGGCAAAAGCTGGAACGAAGGGGCTGGGAGGAAACCCCAGCAGTGGAGGGCCCAGGAGGACGAGGACGTGGTGAGCGTAGGCACCGTTGTGGGGACTGTGCCCAGGCTTTTGCCACTCTGAGGAAGCTGAGAAAGCACCAGGAAGCTCATAGCGGGGGCTCGCACAACTCTAGGACTGGCAGGAGGTCTTCCACCCGTTTCACCTGTCCCCACTGTGCCAAGGTGTGCAAGACGGCAGCTGCTCTGAACCGACATGGGCAGAGGCATGCTGTGGAGCGGCCTGGGGGCACTCCCACACCTGTCATTGCCTATTCCAAAGGCAGCATTGGCACCAGGCCCACTGATGTCAAGGAGGAAGCCCCCCAAGAGATGCAAGTGTCCTCATCCAGTGGAGAGGCAGGCGGTggtagtgctgctgctgctgctgctgaagcttCTGAGTCTGCCTCACTCCAGGACCCGGTCATCTCTGGGGGTGAGGAACCCCCAGTAGCAGGTGGGGGTGGCTATGTATACCCACCTGTGCAGGAATTTCCCCTGGCCCTGATAGGAGGTAGCCGGGATCCCGGTGCTGGCAAAGGAAAACCTGGGAATGAGGGGCCAGTGGGAGCTTCCGAGGGAAACCGGATGGAGGAGATGGGGACTGCCAAAGTCACCTTCTACCCTGAACCCTACCCACTTGTCTATGGCCCCCAGCTCCTTGCTGCCTACCCTTACAACTTCAGCAACTTGGCTGCTCTCCCAGTTGCTCTCAACATGGTCCTACCTGATGAAAAGGGTGGTGGGGCCCTTCCCTTCCTTCCGGGGGTCTTTGGCTATGCAGTGAATCCTCAAACAGCACCACCTACTCCACCAACCccacctccccctcttcctctgccAGTTCCCCCTAAGGGAGTAGGGGAAATGACAGGGGTTGAGAGAACCCAGAAGGGGGATGTGGGGTGA